GTGTGCAACACGTTGCGGTTGACATGAATACCGAGCAGAAACGCCAGTGCCGGGTGAAAGAGAGCGTCCGTCGTTACAGAGGATATTCAGAAGAGTGCAGCCAAAGAGGTGAGTGAAAGCTTCTAGCTGACCCGTTTCTCTACCTCGGGACTCAGGCCCTCCTTTTCGAGCTTCGCACGCATCTCCGCGTCCAGCTCCCTGCGTATACGGTTGTACGCCAGTTTTTCGAACCGGCTGAGTGCCTTCCACCAATGCTGACCCGCCTCGTGCTCGCCGATGCGCTCCAGCAGGTCGGCCGTCTTAAATCGCACGTCGCGGTCTTTGTGGAAAAGACCGAGCGCGACATAGAACAAACCGGCGTGCGATTCTGGCGCCACACTCAGTAGTAAGCAAATCTCGTCGTAGGAGTGGACGTATTTGGAAAACGTCATGTAGATTTCCTTGCTTTGCATTGGATTCAGCCGCTGCGTCCGTAGCCGATCGTGCATATGATGTAGGTCGAGACCTTTGAGTGGCCGTATCGTGTACATTAGTGCGAGATCCTGAGAATGTCAGTATCAACACCCAGCGCCGGCTGATGGTGCTGTTGCTTACCTGGATGAAGCTGTAGTAGCTCCTCGTGTTTCTCCATCCTTCGATCCTCGTCACATTGCCCGCAAGTtccttggacttggactgCTCGTCAGGCCACACGTAACCGTGCCCATTGACGCCTACCGGGCCCActtccatctcgtcgccgccaatgTAAAGCGCACTCGCGCCATACACGCTCTCCTCGAAAGCGGCTGCGACTCTGGTGAACCTAATCACCCAGTCTCGCCACTTGGCTCGAATCACTCTTTCGCCATGCCTGGCAGCGATGCTCCGCAAGATATCCTGCATGAAAGCTGCGTCTCCCGTGAGATCGCTCTCGGCCGCGACCTTGGAGGTGCCTCCAACGAGTCCAGCATATGACGGGTTATGTTGTTGAAAGTAGACCATCCCTTCAGTTGTGGGCGCCGGGTCGATCTTGCTGCTGATCTTGACTCGCCCCGTGGGCAAGTCACACAATACGTCCCACCATTCGGGATGCAGTTCGAAAGTTGGATTTGTGACGCCGGCGATAAATCCGGGCACGTTGAGAAGATCATCAATCTTGGTCAGATCGGTGTAGGGGAAGGCGTGCCGCGTGAAGCCCCTGAGTATACCACCGGATGCCAAGGCGCATGCCGCCAAGACCGCCTCCGCAACCTCGCCCGAAGGCATGTTGTGTCCCAGGAAGATCACCCGCTTCTGCGTCAGCAACGCATTGGCCAATACGATGATGGGGTGTGTATTCGGGCCATTTGTCGTCAACTGCGGATGCAAGGGGAACGGCTGTGGCGCTTTTCCTTGAGACTCGGAAAACTTCTGGATGAGCTTAATCAACGAGAAGTCACCCACGGTTTCTGGCATGACGGCAACAGGCACCTTGATAGGAATCGGAATGCCCTTGTACATGACTTTACTTTCAAACTCGTGTGTGTCTCGTGGGACCGAGTATTGCGAAGCTCCTTCGACATGGGCTTTTGTCCCTGCTCTCGAAACACCGGGCAACTTTGGCGGATCCCTGCTTGCATCAAAGGGCTGGTCAACAAGGTGCTCGCCG
The genomic region above belongs to Colletotrichum higginsianum IMI 349063 chromosome 2, whole genome shotgun sequence and contains:
- a CDS encoding Spindle pole body interacting protein — translated: MASTQTALPFLTRNYSNTQTQYPPPNGPWPSRRTSLSSFPASRSPSSMSNTSRPSRSPQPPPIVETDRSSNPSSKSKTPSTGVSSQHSSLSAPRRYNPDAHPSRKLRSQYPRGSTENHVEYILVASFDIDRGPVMEHQYPVSITGDEHMLAELMLPDQAHVRNQDWTIFFLHKDTSQEEEDEERKAKEVRKKRRRRLRNRAAGIIDEEDDGENLDDDEEGELDDLDENDDSESDDGEPEGGEGPPLIYVLNLVNTKQDKTVKRGAVVKAMAICTRHPFLHIYKPLLLLALDEYFKAPVPETLAMLYDAVNAMDLSLMPKLSLLERHLLLASDNKDLFVEKFEQMIQMRIAEDRGEHLVDQPFDASRDPPKLPGVSRAGTKAHVEGASQYSVPRDTHEFESKVMYKGIPIPIKVPVAVMPETVGDFSLIKLIQKFSESQGKAPQPFPLHPQLTTNGPNTHPIIVLANALLTQKRVIFLGHNMPSGEVAEAVLAACALASGGILRGFTRHAFPYTDLTKIDDLLNVPGFIAGVTNPTFELHPEWWDVLCDLPTGRVKISSKIDPAPTTEGMVYFQQHNPSYAGLVGGTSKVAAESDLTGDAAFMQDILRSIAARHGERVIRAKWRDWVIRFTRVAAAFEESVYGASALYIGGDEMEVGPVGVNGHGYVWPDEQSKSKELAGNVTRIEGWRNTRSYYSFIQDLALMYTIRPLKGLDLHHMHDRLRTQRLNPMQSKEIYMTFSKYVHSYDEICLLLSVAPESHAGLFYVALGLFHKDRDVRFKTADLLERIGEHEAGQHWWKALSRFEKLAYNRIRRELDAEMRAKLEKEGLSPEVEKRVS